From one Streptomyces mobaraensis genomic stretch:
- a CDS encoding methyltransferase domain-containing protein has product MRTHNGGIPGIRKDFISDYDGLAGQWWDPRGSLAPLGWIARARAGFVPDARREGARLLDIACGGGLFGPHAVAKGYRAVGVDLSELSLREARRHGYADVVRADAADLPFDDGHFDVVTAGQCLEHVPDPFAVVAEACRVLRPGGTLVVDTIADTRTARFASITLAENVPIPGHPPRGTHDHRLFVNRRRLVRVARLHGVELTLHGLRPRLRDMARYAAGRLDAVRIVRTRSTSVLYLGAGTKK; this is encoded by the coding sequence TTGCGTACACACAACGGCGGGATACCGGGGATCAGGAAGGACTTCATCTCCGACTACGACGGGCTGGCCGGCCAGTGGTGGGACCCCCGGGGATCGCTCGCCCCGCTGGGCTGGATCGCCCGCGCCCGCGCCGGCTTCGTCCCCGACGCCCGGCGCGAGGGGGCCCGGCTGCTCGACATCGCCTGCGGCGGTGGCCTGTTCGGCCCGCACGCGGTCGCCAAGGGCTACCGCGCGGTCGGCGTCGACCTGTCCGAGCTGTCGCTCCGTGAGGCCCGCCGGCACGGCTACGCCGACGTCGTCCGGGCCGACGCCGCCGATCTGCCGTTCGACGACGGGCACTTCGACGTCGTCACCGCCGGCCAGTGCCTCGAACACGTCCCGGACCCCTTCGCGGTGGTGGCGGAGGCGTGCCGGGTGCTGCGCCCCGGCGGCACCCTCGTCGTCGACACCATCGCCGACACCCGGACGGCCCGCTTCGCCTCGATCACGCTCGCCGAGAACGTCCCGATCCCCGGCCACCCGCCGCGCGGCACCCACGACCACCGCCTCTTCGTCAACCGCCGGCGGCTGGTACGCGTCGCCCGGCTGCACGGTGTGGAGCTGACGCTGCACGGACTGCGCCCGCGCCTGCGCGACATGGCCCGCTACGCGGCCGGACGGCTCGACGCGGTGCG
- a CDS encoding FAD-binding oxidoreductase, producing MREFSRDFGRTSAVPPERVVREGEDGTIGHLMRQAGATGRETAVRGAGRSCNTQTLSPGTVLDNYRPDALPRFTGDDHSVAVPSGITWLELEKWLNRHGRSNPVLPSYLDITVGGNLSVGGFGLASVRSGIQSDQVREIELIDGTGRARRCSERENGELFRFALGGLGQVGFISEVVLRTVPYRPVTRAARIPHTGLADLVDFMRNGAQDPAVASYFGMYDRTDWYSYVSYDADIPDPAGPAETQPVPDYMLYSHGETTKKLHHLLEEDTYANLWVDHILAPSGFPGFCARVEELTHEYPLSDTLVALYFLVIRRPPAATRFVLAPVVDAPVQYLIGIFTAADRSDSRAISGTRRVLRELLEACADAGGRPYLYGTHDFDAELLERFYGAPALRRLEELRGRLSLTHFNRRAFGGFRP from the coding sequence GTGCGTGAATTCAGCCGGGATTTCGGGCGGACCTCCGCCGTCCCTCCCGAGCGGGTGGTCAGGGAGGGCGAGGACGGGACGATCGGGCACCTCATGCGGCAGGCGGGGGCGACGGGCCGCGAGACGGCCGTCCGCGGGGCCGGCCGCTCGTGCAACACCCAGACGCTCTCCCCCGGGACCGTCCTCGACAACTACCGCCCCGACGCCCTGCCGCGGTTCACCGGGGACGACCACTCCGTCGCCGTCCCGAGCGGCATCACCTGGCTGGAACTGGAGAAATGGCTGAACCGGCACGGCCGTTCCAACCCCGTGCTCCCCAGCTACCTCGACATCACGGTGGGCGGCAACCTGTCGGTCGGCGGCTTCGGCCTCGCGTCCGTCCGCTCCGGCATCCAGAGCGACCAGGTGCGGGAGATCGAGCTCATCGACGGAACCGGGCGCGCCCGGCGGTGCTCCGAGCGGGAGAACGGCGAACTGTTCCGCTTCGCCCTCGGCGGGCTGGGCCAGGTCGGCTTCATCAGCGAGGTGGTGCTGCGGACCGTTCCGTACCGGCCCGTCACCCGTGCGGCCCGGATTCCGCACACCGGCCTCGCCGATCTCGTGGACTTCATGCGGAACGGCGCACAGGATCCCGCGGTGGCCAGTTACTTCGGCATGTACGACAGGACCGACTGGTACTCGTACGTGTCCTATGACGCCGACATCCCCGATCCCGCCGGACCGGCGGAAACACAGCCGGTTCCCGACTACATGCTGTACAGCCACGGCGAAACCACGAAGAAACTCCACCATCTGCTGGAGGAGGACACCTACGCCAACCTGTGGGTGGACCACATCCTCGCCCCGTCGGGATTCCCCGGATTCTGTGCGCGGGTGGAGGAACTGACCCATGAGTATCCGCTGTCCGACACCCTGGTCGCCCTCTACTTCCTGGTGATCCGGCGGCCCCCGGCGGCCACCCGCTTCGTCCTCGCGCCCGTGGTGGACGCGCCCGTCCAGTATCTGATCGGCATCTTCACGGCGGCCGACCGGTCGGATTCCCGCGCGATATCCGGAACGCGGCGGGTCCTGCGGGAGCTGCTCGAAGCCTGCGCGGACGCCGGGGGCCGGCCGTACCTCTACGGAACCCACGACTTCGACGCGGAACTGCTGGAACGCTTCTACGGCGCCCCGGCGCTGCGGCGCCTGGAGGAGTTGCGCGGGCGGCTCTCGCTGACGCACTTCAACAGGCGGGCGTTCGGCGGATTCCGGCCGTGA
- a CDS encoding FAD-binding protein encodes MTREFGSDFGRSHFIPPAEVVREGPDGTAEDLLRRAAASGRDMAVRGAGRSCNTQTLTRGTVLHTLGGDAAPRFTGTEDLVEVPSGITWYELETWLNGHGRANPVLPSFLDLTVGGTLSIGGFGLGSVRSGLQIDQVREIELVDGTGRALRCSAGGNAELFRYALGGLGQVGFLRKAVLRTVPYRATSRVSRVAHSGLADLVAFMPDIAREPGVSGYFGMYDRSDWYSQVSWAADAAPRPGEQPVPDYPVLLHREVGRHLSPLLHGDVHANLWADYVLDEAGLHVFAAALEELLDAYPLTETLISLYFLVIERPRPATPFVFAPVLDTPVHYGVGVFASAPRSDDRAVSGTRRVQRRLLETCASAGGRPYLYGAHAFDADLLHAFYGAPALRRLAELRDRHALTHFNRRAFGGVRP; translated from the coding sequence GTGACACGGGAATTCGGCAGCGACTTCGGGCGCTCCCACTTCATTCCACCCGCCGAGGTCGTCCGGGAGGGTCCGGACGGCACCGCCGAGGACCTCCTGCGGCGGGCCGCCGCCTCCGGCCGGGACATGGCCGTACGCGGCGCGGGCCGGTCGTGCAACACGCAGACGCTCACCCGGGGAACCGTCCTGCACACCCTCGGCGGCGACGCCGCCCCCCGGTTCACGGGCACGGAGGATCTGGTCGAGGTCCCGAGCGGCATCACCTGGTACGAGCTGGAGACCTGGCTGAACGGGCACGGCCGCGCCAACCCGGTGCTGCCCAGCTTCCTCGACCTCACGGTGGGGGGCACGCTGTCGATCGGCGGTTTCGGCCTCGGGTCGGTCCGCTCCGGCCTGCAGATCGACCAGGTGCGGGAGATCGAGCTCGTCGACGGGACCGGGCGCGCGCTGCGCTGCTCCGCCGGCGGGAACGCCGAGCTGTTCCGGTACGCGCTCGGCGGGCTGGGCCAGGTGGGCTTCCTCCGGAAGGCGGTGCTGCGCACCGTCCCGTACCGGGCCACCAGCCGTGTCTCCCGGGTCGCGCACAGCGGTCTCGCCGACCTCGTGGCCTTCATGCCGGACATCGCCCGGGAGCCGGGCGTCTCCGGCTACTTCGGCATGTACGACCGGAGCGACTGGTACTCACAGGTGTCCTGGGCGGCCGACGCCGCCCCCCGGCCCGGGGAACAGCCCGTACCCGACTACCCCGTGCTGCTGCACCGGGAGGTCGGCCGGCACCTCTCCCCGCTGCTCCACGGCGACGTCCACGCCAACCTGTGGGCGGACTACGTCCTCGACGAGGCGGGCCTCCACGTGTTCGCGGCGGCGCTGGAAGAGCTGCTGGACGCGTACCCGCTGACCGAGACCCTGATCAGCCTCTACTTCCTGGTGATCGAACGCCCCCGGCCGGCCACGCCGTTCGTCTTCGCCCCGGTGCTGGACACGCCCGTCCACTACGGGGTCGGCGTCTTCGCGTCGGCGCCCCGGTCCGACGACCGCGCGGTCTCCGGGACGCGACGGGTCCAGCGGCGGCTCCTGGAGACCTGCGCGAGCGCGGGCGGGCGGCCGTACCTCTACGGCGCCCACGCCTTCGACGCGGACCTCCTCCACGCCTTCTACGGCGCCCCGGCCCTGCGGCGGCTCGCGGAGCTCCGCGACCGGCACGCCCTGACCCACTTCAACCGGCGGGCGTTCGGCGGCGTCCGGCCGTAG
- a CDS encoding EF-hand domain-containing protein, translated as MTRTTTTLSTAAKAARERVFAMMDADGDRVITRQDYLSRIDRTVRATGRTEDDPLVVAARAEGARAWGAMDADGDGRLTFEEYAAWVDAEKFDTVCRFALGALFDLADADADGALDAGEFTALRTALNNRSENAAAAFEALDTDRDGRVSRAAYLAAIRAYVVGESSPMGEVLY; from the coding sequence GTGACGCGTACGACGACGACCCTCAGCACCGCCGCGAAGGCCGCGCGGGAGCGCGTGTTCGCCATGATGGACGCCGACGGCGACCGGGTCATCACGCGGCAGGACTACCTCTCCCGCATCGACCGGACCGTGCGTGCCACGGGACGTACGGAGGACGACCCGCTCGTCGTCGCCGCCCGCGCGGAGGGCGCCCGGGCGTGGGGCGCGATGGACGCCGACGGCGATGGACGGCTGACGTTCGAGGAGTACGCCGCGTGGGTGGACGCCGAGAAGTTCGACACCGTCTGCCGGTTCGCCCTCGGGGCGCTCTTCGACCTCGCCGACGCGGACGCGGACGGCGCTCTGGACGCGGGGGAGTTCACGGCCCTGCGCACCGCGCTGAACAACCGCTCCGAGAACGCCGCCGCCGCGTTCGAGGCGCTGGACACCGACCGCGACGGCCGCGTCTCCCGAGCGGCGTACCTGGCCGCGATCCGCGCCTACGTGGTCGGCGAGAGTTCCCCGATGGGCGAGGTTCTGTACTAG
- a CDS encoding SH3 domain-containing protein — protein sequence MRRISLALTTAALIGTAGALAVPAQAATPAAAPHAATVAAKECHEDNAMIYTDGTRLRSKASTSGAVKGQLYFGDPIRILRKSGGWDYIQLKSKSKGGLAKGTRGWVAHKNIIPPFCGR from the coding sequence GTGCGTCGTATATCCCTCGCACTCACCACGGCCGCCCTGATCGGCACCGCCGGCGCCCTGGCCGTCCCGGCCCAGGCCGCCACCCCGGCCGCCGCTCCGCACGCCGCCACCGTGGCGGCCAAGGAGTGCCACGAGGACAACGCCATGATCTACACCGACGGCACCCGCCTGCGCAGCAAGGCGAGCACGTCGGGGGCGGTCAAGGGCCAGCTCTACTTCGGGGACCCGATCCGGATCCTGCGCAAGTCCGGCGGCTGGGACTACATCCAGCTGAAGTCCAAGAGCAAGGGCGGCCTGGCCAAGGGCACCCGCGGCTGGGTGGCGCACAAGAACATCATCCCGCCGTTCTGCGGCCGCTGA
- a CDS encoding YciI family protein has product MYVIVFRYRAPLERIDELKEAHYTNPDGVFAKGLARLAGPLEPRTGGLVLADGERSEIEAAVATDPFVTSGAATAEILRFRPVWTAED; this is encoded by the coding sequence ATGTACGTGATCGTGTTCCGTTACCGCGCCCCGCTGGAGAGGATCGACGAACTGAAGGAGGCCCACTACACGAACCCCGACGGCGTCTTCGCCAAGGGCCTGGCCCGGCTGGCCGGCCCGCTGGAGCCGCGCACCGGCGGGCTGGTCCTGGCCGACGGCGAACGGTCCGAGATCGAGGCCGCCGTGGCCACCGACCCGTTCGTCACCAGTGGCGCCGCCACCGCCGAGATCCTCCGCTTCCGGCCCGTGTGGACGGCGGAGGACTGA
- a CDS encoding LysR family transcriptional regulator — protein MEGPDEGELAGIELRHLRYFAAVAEAGTVTEAARRLRIAQPSLSQQIRRLERRVGTPLFRRLPHGMVPTDAGRLLLEGAGRAFDELRSAVAAARAVPDTTAAVGVCRGVPQAVIAAAEEVMTRGRPLRLAYRQADSGQQGELLRDGTLAFGILRAPVDTSGLAVRTLADAPLGVLLHVRHPLAERPELTWSDLAGRRLLWFPSARAPGYAAEVLAHVGARGWTPETRVDADGGHTLFRHRLIGDHGLVALRTRATSLGDPDLVWRPVGPEPPRERLLLAAAANSPWAEPVAGPDTGSRSGHDG, from the coding sequence GTGGAGGGACCGGACGAGGGCGAGCTGGCGGGGATCGAGCTGCGGCATCTGCGGTACTTCGCCGCGGTGGCCGAGGCCGGGACCGTCACGGAGGCGGCCCGGCGGCTGCGGATCGCGCAGCCCAGCCTCAGCCAGCAGATCCGGCGGCTGGAACGCCGCGTCGGCACGCCGCTGTTCCGGCGGCTGCCGCACGGCATGGTGCCGACCGACGCGGGGCGGCTGCTGCTGGAAGGCGCCGGACGGGCCTTCGACGAGCTGCGGTCCGCCGTCGCCGCCGCGCGCGCCGTCCCGGACACGACGGCGGCGGTCGGGGTGTGCCGGGGCGTGCCGCAGGCCGTCATCGCCGCCGCGGAGGAGGTCATGACGCGCGGCCGGCCGCTGCGGCTCGCCTACCGGCAGGCCGATTCCGGGCAGCAGGGCGAGCTGCTGCGCGACGGCACCCTGGCGTTCGGCATCCTGCGCGCGCCCGTCGACACCTCCGGCCTGGCCGTGCGCACGCTCGCCGACGCACCGCTCGGCGTCCTGCTGCACGTCCGGCACCCGCTGGCGGAGCGGCCGGAGCTGACCTGGTCCGACCTGGCGGGCCGGCGTCTGCTGTGGTTCCCGTCCGCACGGGCGCCGGGCTACGCGGCGGAGGTCCTCGCGCACGTGGGCGCGCGCGGCTGGACGCCGGAGACGCGGGTCGACGCGGACGGCGGCCACACCCTCTTCCGGCACCGCCTCATCGGCGACCACGGCCTGGTCGCCCTGCGCACGCGCGCCACTTCCCTCGGCGACCCGGACCTCGTCTGGCGCCCGGTCGGCCCGGAACCACCGCGCGAGCGGCTGCTGTTGGCCGCGGCGGCAAACTCACCGTGGGCCGAGCCGGTGGCCGGCCCGGACACCGGATCCCGGTCCGGCCACGACGGGTGA
- a CDS encoding chitosanase: MPRPPQRTTTKKKLPRTALAGVTLALPALVLGGTSVAASAAPASAPASALRIPAATAAGLEDPHKKDIAMRLVCSAENSSLEWRRYFDYIEPYDDGRGYTGGIIGFTSGTGDMLKLVEEYTKKKPGNPLAPFLPALRKANGSDTHAGLGKPFEEAWHKAARDKAFQDAQEDLRDRMYFDPAVRQAKEDGLRTLGQFVYYDAMVMHGPGDGKDSFGGIRKAALKKAKPPARGGDEKAYLDAFLDARKKVMKAEKAHSDTSRIDMAQRVFLNDGNFDLEPPLKWKVYGDAYRIDE, from the coding sequence ATGCCGCGGCCGCCGCAGCGCACGACGACGAAGAAGAAGCTCCCCCGTACCGCCCTCGCCGGCGTGACCCTGGCCCTGCCCGCCCTCGTCCTCGGCGGCACGTCGGTCGCCGCGTCCGCGGCCCCCGCCTCCGCCCCCGCGTCGGCCCTCCGCATACCGGCGGCCACCGCGGCCGGGCTGGAGGACCCGCACAAGAAGGACATCGCCATGCGGCTCGTCTGCAGCGCGGAGAACTCCTCGCTGGAGTGGCGCCGGTACTTCGACTACATCGAGCCCTACGACGACGGCCGCGGCTACACCGGCGGCATCATCGGCTTCACCTCGGGCACCGGCGACATGCTGAAACTGGTCGAGGAGTACACCAAGAAGAAGCCCGGCAACCCGCTCGCGCCCTTCCTGCCCGCGCTGCGCAAGGCCAACGGGTCCGACACCCACGCCGGCCTCGGCAAGCCCTTCGAGGAGGCGTGGCACAAGGCCGCCCGGGACAAGGCGTTCCAGGACGCGCAGGAGGACCTGCGCGACCGCATGTACTTCGACCCGGCCGTCAGGCAGGCGAAGGAGGACGGGCTGCGCACCCTCGGCCAGTTCGTCTACTACGACGCGATGGTGATGCACGGCCCCGGTGACGGCAAGGACAGCTTCGGCGGCATCCGCAAGGCCGCGCTCAAGAAGGCCAAACCGCCGGCGCGCGGCGGGGACGAGAAGGCGTACCTCGACGCGTTCCTCGACGCCCGCAAGAAGGTGATGAAGGCCGAGAAGGCGCACAGCGACACCAGCCGGATCGACATGGCCCAGCGCGTCTTCCTGAACGACGGCAACTTCGACCTGGAGCCGCCGCTCAAGTGGAAGGTGTACGGCGACGCGTACCGCATCGACGAGTAG
- the lanL gene encoding class IV lanthionine synthetase LanL — MTVSLQASYQAVVLRVLGTGRSRWTLRDGETWCMVRPVGHRSRRQGWKLHLPATVESAPRVLEAAAGVLVAHGCAFKFAVSPRITADLTSVRAPREHSGKFLTAYPADDGQSRALAEELHRATLGLAGPAILSDRRYRPDSLVHYRFGCFAPPRELDDEGFYRGRLRAPDGSLVPDERNAWFSPPPWARPPFDPPVRPAGSRGRGDPVLLAGRYLVREAVRHSNRGGVYRALDRRTGEDVLLKEARAHVGARPGGTDARDWLRYEAEVLARLAPLGITPAPRGVFTAGGHVFLAEDLIDGENLHRWAADEASRNGGRLPAGTAWRLARDLTRLVRAAHAAGFVLRDLKPTNVVVRPDGTPVLVDLECAVRAGGTAHVAGTQGFTAPEYLSLTGTVPVPGPEVDGFGLGTTLLHAVTGINPLLAPDTAPERPVGERLAVMTRAAAADRPALRALAPLVLGLTAEAAARRTPEWAAAFLDAEAAEEAPETSGPVLEGAALDRLLDDGLAHIAATVTPHEEHLWPRPRSLPEGDPCNVQQGAAGVLAVLDRAVRSGRAPGLVPLLRTAADWIAGRLALPGRVLPGLYFGRSGTAWALHDAALTLDDPELAARACTFALRVPLEWDNPDVCHGLAGAGLAQLHLWHATGDPRFAERAGRCADGVLRRTAAADGGVDWPLGPEHRRELAGSALYGFAHGVAGHAAFLLAAGRDLGRPELVDIAAGGGYALCAVAEDRGDIALWPKGPGRTERMGLDFWCNGASGIGTTLVRLWRATGEPLFREYAERAARAVYADRWRVGTGACHGVAGNAQFLLDVADLTGDAAHRVRAAEAAFCLSARAALRDGRLLVPDDTLREFCVSYQVGLAGALDLLLRLVYGGGRPWMVDGPDGRRGGDGRGGTGPPVAGAAGDGRPAAGAGPALPGEPDDQPL; from the coding sequence GTGACGGTGAGCCTCCAGGCGAGCTATCAGGCGGTCGTCCTGCGGGTCCTCGGGACCGGGCGGTCCCGGTGGACGCTGCGGGACGGTGAGACGTGGTGCATGGTGCGGCCGGTGGGCCACCGGTCGCGGCGGCAGGGCTGGAAGCTGCACCTGCCGGCGACCGTCGAGTCCGCCCCCCGCGTCCTGGAGGCGGCGGCGGGCGTCCTGGTGGCGCACGGGTGCGCGTTCAAGTTCGCGGTGTCGCCGCGGATCACCGCCGACCTCACCTCCGTCCGGGCGCCGCGCGAGCACTCCGGGAAGTTCCTCACCGCCTACCCGGCGGACGACGGGCAGTCGCGCGCGCTCGCCGAGGAGCTGCACCGGGCCACGCTGGGGCTGGCCGGGCCGGCGATCCTGTCCGACCGGCGGTACCGGCCCGACAGCCTGGTGCACTACCGGTTCGGCTGCTTCGCGCCGCCGCGCGAACTCGACGACGAGGGCTTCTACCGGGGGCGGCTGCGGGCCCCGGACGGCAGCCTGGTCCCGGACGAACGCAACGCGTGGTTCTCGCCGCCCCCTTGGGCCCGGCCGCCGTTCGACCCGCCCGTCCGGCCGGCCGGCTCCCGCGGGCGCGGCGACCCGGTGCTTCTCGCCGGCCGCTACCTCGTCCGCGAGGCGGTCCGCCACTCCAACCGCGGCGGCGTCTACCGCGCCCTCGACCGGCGGACCGGCGAGGACGTCCTGCTGAAGGAGGCCCGCGCCCACGTCGGCGCCCGGCCCGGCGGCACGGACGCCCGCGACTGGCTGCGCTACGAGGCCGAGGTGCTGGCCCGGCTGGCGCCGCTCGGCATCACCCCCGCGCCCCGGGGCGTCTTCACGGCCGGCGGCCATGTGTTCCTGGCCGAGGACCTGATCGACGGCGAGAACCTGCACCGGTGGGCGGCGGACGAGGCGTCGCGGAACGGAGGCCGGCTGCCGGCCGGGACGGCCTGGCGCCTCGCCCGCGACCTCACCCGCCTGGTCCGCGCCGCGCATGCCGCCGGTTTCGTCCTCCGCGACCTCAAACCGACCAACGTCGTGGTCCGGCCCGACGGCACGCCCGTCCTCGTCGACCTGGAGTGCGCGGTCCGCGCCGGAGGCACGGCCCACGTCGCGGGCACCCAGGGCTTCACCGCCCCCGAGTACCTCTCCCTGACCGGGACCGTACCCGTGCCCGGCCCGGAGGTGGACGGCTTCGGCCTGGGCACCACCCTCCTGCACGCCGTCACCGGCATCAACCCGCTGCTCGCACCGGACACCGCGCCCGAACGGCCCGTCGGCGAACGGCTCGCCGTGATGACCCGGGCGGCGGCCGCGGACCGCCCCGCCCTGCGCGCCCTCGCCCCGCTCGTCCTCGGCCTCACCGCCGAGGCGGCCGCCCGCCGGACGCCGGAGTGGGCCGCCGCGTTCCTCGACGCGGAGGCGGCCGAGGAGGCGCCGGAGACCTCCGGTCCCGTCCTGGAGGGCGCGGCGCTCGACCGGCTGCTGGACGACGGACTGGCCCACATCGCCGCGACGGTGACGCCTCATGAGGAGCACCTCTGGCCCCGCCCCCGCTCACTGCCGGAGGGCGACCCGTGCAACGTCCAGCAGGGCGCGGCGGGCGTCCTGGCCGTCCTCGACCGGGCCGTCCGCAGCGGCCGGGCGCCCGGGCTCGTACCGCTGCTGCGCACGGCGGCCGACTGGATCGCCGGCCGGCTCGCGCTCCCCGGCCGCGTCCTGCCCGGGCTCTACTTCGGCCGCTCCGGCACGGCCTGGGCGCTGCACGACGCGGCGCTGACCCTCGACGACCCCGAACTCGCCGCGCGCGCCTGCACGTTCGCCCTGCGCGTCCCGCTGGAGTGGGACAACCCGGACGTCTGCCACGGCCTCGCCGGCGCCGGGCTCGCCCAGTTGCACCTGTGGCACGCCACCGGCGACCCGCGCTTCGCCGAGCGGGCGGGGCGGTGCGCGGACGGCGTGCTCCGCCGTACCGCCGCGGCCGACGGCGGGGTGGACTGGCCGCTCGGCCCGGAACACCGCCGGGAGCTCGCGGGCTCCGCCCTGTACGGATTCGCCCACGGGGTCGCCGGCCACGCCGCGTTCCTGCTCGCGGCGGGCCGCGACCTCGGCCGGCCGGAACTCGTCGACATCGCGGCCGGCGGCGGGTACGCCCTGTGCGCGGTGGCGGAGGACCGGGGCGACATCGCCCTGTGGCCCAAGGGGCCGGGCCGTACGGAGCGGATGGGCCTCGACTTCTGGTGCAACGGTGCCTCCGGCATCGGCACGACGCTGGTCCGCCTGTGGCGGGCGACCGGTGAGCCGCTGTTCCGGGAGTACGCGGAGCGGGCGGCCCGCGCGGTGTACGCGGACCGCTGGCGGGTCGGCACCGGCGCGTGCCACGGCGTGGCCGGGAACGCCCAGTTCCTGCTGGACGTCGCCGACCTGACCGGCGACGCCGCCCACCGCGTCCGGGCCGCCGAGGCCGCCTTCTGCCTGTCCGCGCGGGCGGCGCTGCGGGACGGGCGGCTGCTCGTCCCCGACGACACGCTGCGCGAGTTCTGCGTGAGCTACCAAGTCGGCCTGGCCGGCGCCCTGGACCTGCTGCTGCGGCTGGTGTACGGGGGCGGGCGCCCCTGGATGGTGGACGGGCCGGACGGACGCCGAGGAGGTGACGGACGTGGAGGAACTGGTCCTCCGGTTGCAGGAGCTGCCGGAGACGGACGACCGGCGGCTGGAGCCGGCCCTGCACTGCCAGGTGAGCCTGACGACCAGCCGCTGTGA
- a CDS encoding lanthionine synthetase LanC family protein has product MTDAAWSPLLPARDRAAVLDRLAAAARPHRVPHRVRPDLADGGAGLALAYRWLDRALPGRGYGALAEGYLAAALRGYARCGASPGLFGGAAGLAFAAWSLSHDAPAAHRQVVDAAGAWARRAADGPYAPRAVDVVAGLTGAGAYLLCRRDDPAAAEALRTVLAALSRTRFPDRPDPGMAHGIAGPLALLALALELAADVAVPGQREAAARLAAALVAGRADDAWGPDWAGPATGRPLRASWCRGGPGIARALWLAGTALGDDGPRGLAVRALKAALRRPPARRRVDGDPGLCHGMAGLLHVTARFARDTGDPELAGAAARLAAGPLPSGGGPGFLDGAAGVTLALLGAATDVEPGWDRALLLA; this is encoded by the coding sequence TTGACCGACGCGGCATGGTCTCCCCTCCTGCCCGCCCGCGACCGCGCCGCCGTCCTCGACCGGCTCGCCGCCGCCGCGCGGCCGCACCGCGTGCCCCACCGCGTCCGGCCCGATCTGGCCGACGGCGGCGCCGGCCTGGCCCTCGCGTACCGCTGGCTCGACCGCGCCCTGCCCGGGCGCGGGTACGGTGCCCTCGCCGAGGGCTATCTGGCCGCCGCGCTGCGGGGTTACGCGCGGTGCGGCGCTTCGCCGGGCCTCTTCGGCGGGGCGGCCGGACTGGCGTTCGCCGCCTGGTCGCTGTCCCATGACGCACCGGCGGCGCACCGTCAGGTCGTCGACGCGGCGGGCGCGTGGGCCCGGCGGGCCGCCGACGGCCCGTACGCGCCCCGGGCCGTCGACGTGGTCGCGGGCCTGACGGGCGCGGGCGCGTACCTGCTGTGCCGCCGGGACGATCCGGCGGCGGCGGAAGCGCTGCGGACGGTGCTCGCCGCCCTGTCGCGGACCCGTTTCCCCGACCGGCCCGACCCCGGGATGGCGCACGGGATCGCCGGTCCGCTCGCCCTCCTGGCGCTGGCGCTGGAGCTCGCGGCGGACGTCGCCGTTCCGGGGCAGCGCGAGGCGGCCGCCCGGCTGGCCGCGGCGCTCGTCGCCGGGCGCGCCGACGACGCCTGGGGCCCGGACTGGGCCGGGCCGGCCACCGGCCGTCCGCTGCGTGCCTCGTGGTGCCGGGGCGGTCCGGGGATCGCCCGCGCCCTGTGGCTGGCGGGGACGGCGCTGGGCGACGACGGGCCGCGCGGTCTCGCGGTGCGGGCGCTGAAGGCCGCCCTCCGGCGGCCGCCCGCGCGGCGGCGCGTCGACGGCGATCCCGGCCTCTGCCACGGTATGGCGGGACTCCTCCACGTCACCGCCCGCTTCGCCCGTGACACGGGCGACCCCGAACTCGCCGGCGCCGCCGCCCGCCTCGCGGCCGGCCCGCTGCCCTCCGGCGGCGGTCCCGGCTTCCTCGACGGTGCCGCGGGGGTGACGCTCGCGCTCCTGGGCGCGGCGACGGACGTCGAGCCGGGGTGGGACCGGGCGCTCCTCCTGGCGTGA